GCATGGCTCAGCTTCCTCTTTATTGCCATGTAAGCAACAGATGTTGAGActgcaaaacaaactgtttaaaaCTGTACTTGAATCAGTGCTGGATTGATTTAGAttacttttctctctgttctctttcGATGAGTAAATCACCTGAATGTCACATGACACGGAAGAAATTATGTTGAGTGTCTAAATGATAATTTCACATCTAATGTGTGATAGTCCtgttcatttctctctcagcagTCCCTCAGACCAAACCTCAGGCAGCGCCTTCACCTGAGGAGCCAAGCCCTCCGGCCCCTGAAGCTGAAGTGGTGGCCCCCAGTGAAACAGCTGAACCGCCTGCAGGTTGTCTGCATACTTTCTTCTACCCCCACATGCATGTGAAACATGTGTCTCCTGTGTAAACGCTATGTTTGAACCAAAACTAATAGAAAAAAAGCATGCTAGATGTTGAATTATGTGTACTATTACACTTCATACACATACTATACTTTGAAGAGGAAATGGCGACACCAACTGGTGAAGTCAGGTTAGTGCAGAATGAGCAGGCTGTAAAACACACCTGTCTTTTCGCTCCTCTTTATGCCCTGCTCATAATTGTCCCACATCATGAATGTgttaaaaacacagtgttttggTGATGACATGTTTTACACAAGAGGCCCCTGATCTTTTAAACGTGTATCGTCTCGTCTGTGTGAGAAGTTAACTGCACGAACTGTGatgttgtcttcttctttcataGTTTATTTTCCCTGTGTTTAGTGATGCATGCGTCACACTCTGTGTGTTCTGCCGGGTTTCATTTGGTTTGTCTCCTCTAACCCTGTAAATGAACCCTTTACAGTTTCAGCACGTCTTTGGAGACTCACACACTCGCCTCCATTCTGAACTGTaaatatgtctgtttttgtggGACACACTTGTTGGATTTCTCAGTATTTTCTACAAATATGTTGACTCCTGGTCTGCTTTGTTGTGGTATAAATCGGAAACCCTCCTGTCTGAATATGTTGTACTTTGTGAAACCTTGTCCTGGGGTAGTACTCAAAAGGTTTTTACTGTTACCTGTAATGTGATAATATTCTAAACTGGAAGCTGCCCTTTGAAGTGGATTTCACTTTTTACCCCCAGACTTTTCTCACGCTGTGTTTCAAATCCAATTTGAACGGGCAGCTTCCTGTTGCTATTGTGTTAGCGTGCATGCTCTGCAGAATGTTCCCAGGGTAAAGCTGAAGAAATGCATGGATCCTGATGGTCACTAACCTTGCAAAGAGTTGAATCTTAACTATGGATTGCCCTTAACAGCAGATGAGCCAGTGGTAGAAGCACCTCCGGAAGAGGCAGCAGAACCACCTGCTGCTCCTGTAGTTGAGGAGGAGGGTAAGATTTGAGAGGAGAAGATACCCTGATCTATTTAATTTACTCACTTTATTGGAAACTCTGGCCTTTTCCATCTGACCTTAGCTTGTGGAGTAGATACAGCTCAGTTAAAGATGGACTTCACATATTAGCTATAGTGCAGATTTTATTGTGTAATTTTGCTACTATGCTAGAAGAGCCATCACCCCCCGCTGAGCCATGCCCAGCCGAGCTCACAGAGCCGCCCCCTGCACCCGTTGTGGAGAGTGGTAAGGACCCGGTCAGACCTGTGCATGGAACCAGCGGTGCACATTTGCAACATCTGAGGGTTTATTTTGTCTTAACTGGTTCATGCTCCGGTTATACTAACAGAacctacagcagcagcagaaagcccTGCAGCAGAGCCACCCGAGCCTCAGCCTGAAGGTGTGGCAGAGAGTGGTAAGACCTCGGTTGGAGCGGGTTATCGggcaaacacaacactgatgcttttctttctccccattttgataatgttaatgttaatttcAAACACCTTTTTTCCCCCGatttatgtttttaacattCTTTTCATTACAGCTCTTCTCCTACCCGTTCTTGTCTTTTTCACAATGGGTTCTTGTAATGATAATGGTTAATCTCACTCACATGACAAgtttctttttccatttactcctttcaggtgtgtttgtgtaagtcATGGGTACTGATGAGCAGCCAAGATCATGCACTGACTAtgtctctctcctgcttctgctttctgcatctctctctctctctctctctctctcgctctctctgtctctctctctctgtcatgctTGCTGTTGCTCTCCCATGCAAACTTCAGGAGTGGGCTCCACACCTGCTTCTCTCAAGGTCCCCTCACACATCCCATACCTTCTTATTGGCGGAGGTACCGCCTCTTTTGCTGCTGCCCGCTCTATTCGAGCCAGAGACCCCGGTGCCAGGGTCAGTCAGGCCTCTGTTTCCTCAATAAAAGCCAAGCTCAGAATCAGTTCATCATACCTCAGTTTATCCATTCAatttgtgttttccctcttgTACTGAATCTTCTGAGTGACACTACCTGTCTAAAACTTCTACTACCAGGTATTGATAGTGACTGATGAGCCAGACCTTCCATATATGAGACCACCTCTTTCTAAGGAACTGTGGTTCTCTGATGACCCCAGTGTGACGGAAACGCTGCGTTTCAAACAGTGGaatggaaaggaaagaaggTGCGTTCATGTGCGTTTCTCACATTGTGCTCTTGGTGTCTTATTGGATTCTTTGCTTGCTTTTCTATTCAGCCGGACGTCACTGTTAACAATCAACACCAACTGATACTGTATGAAGATTTGTCATTCTTTTATCTCTCTTAGGTTTGACTTGCTGTCTTGTTAATGGCAGTAATTCAGCAGACTATGTATGAAGACTGTGAGAAGCTAAAATGTTGAAagattttaatgactttatgtTTATTTGACAGTATCTACTTCCAGCCAGCATCCTTCTACATCACGCCAGATGAACTGGACACTGCAGAAAATGGGGGAGTGGGTGTTCTCACTGGCAAAAGGGTCAGTTTACATTCGTTATCCTTTAACAGTCAAACATTACAGTGTGCTGACTTCATGACCaactacagtacagtatatatagtGGTTGGATAAATGATTCATACCAAAGTGAGCATGTATATTTAGTTTTTGACCATATTGAATGAGTTTTATGACAACAAATTCACTAATTTAATCAATTTTAGGTGGTTTACATGGATGTGAGAGGCAACAAAGTGAAACTGGACGATGATTCAGAGATTTCCTATGACAAGTGTTTGATTGCTACAGGTAAGCCACTTTGAAAACGCTTTTATGACCACATGTGGCTTAAACCTGGTGGAAGTTAATTGGAGCTGCTCTCTTCAGGTGGAATACCAAGAAATCTGCAGGTCATtgaaagagcaggagaggaggtgatgaagaagACGACTTTGTTCCGCAAGGTCAGTGTATGGCCACAAGGGGGCGatggttttatttcagtttgggAATATGTGGCAGGTGGCACAAAGCTCCAGTAATAGTGAAAGTATAATGTGAAAATTGATGAAAATGCTAAATTCAATCATTCTAAAACTTAATATCACACTTACATTTATGGGATATAAAATAATTTCAGGTATGaaaactgcaggaaatgcagaTTGATTGCTCAGTTACTCTACTGGTATTAAGAGGACTACAGTGCCCAGCGTTTATAATGATATTACACTTTAAATAGGTTTTCTTGCAATAAGAATCTGTCCAGTCCTGTCAAaggagcacacacattcattttaatgtgtttaatgtcaTTGTGACGTACCGCAACCAAAACAAAACGAGTGAATTTGATGTAAATCGCAGATCGAGGACTTCAGATCGTTGGATAAGGTCTCCAGAAACATCAAGTCCATCACAATCATCGGAGGAGGCTTCTTGGGCAGCGAGCTGGCCTGTGCCCTCGGCAGGAGATGTAAGACTCGTAATACTGATGCTGAGCAGAATTCATTTGTGTTGAATTTAATCTGTCGCCGGGTCGCTCATCCTCGTTCTCTTTCCCCCAGCAAATGAGTCTGGCCTGGAGGTGATTCAGATGTACCCTGAGAAGGGCAACATGGGAAAAGTGCTGCCTGAGTATCTGAGCAACTGGACGACAGAGAAAGTCAAGAAAGGTTAATGTCCATTTTGTATTCCAGCATGTCTGAACTGTCTGATTGTCTGAGTTAATTTTTTTATCGCGTCACTTCTTCTCTTATTAAATGCTCTACCTTTGGTTTTCCAGAGGGCGTGAAAATCATCTCAGAAGCTTTGGTGAAATCTGTCACCTGCAAAGACGATCAGTTAGAAATCCAACTGAAGGATGGCCGATTGGTAGGTGCAGGTTTTTCCACAAGTTCAGCGTAATTCAAGAAATGCCTAATTAGTTACTGATTATCTTGTGCTTCACCCTGCAGGTGAAAACTGATCACATTGTTGCAGCCGTTGGCCTGGAGCCAAATGTGGATCTTGCTAAATCAGCAGGTCTGGAGGTGGACTCTGACTTTGGTGGCTATCGGGTCAATGCAGAGCTGCAAGCTAGATCCAATATTTGGGTGGTAAGTTAATGTTTATAAAGCAGTCAAAGTATTTCAATGACAACAGCCAACAAGATGATGAAGAGCTGTGcaggaaagatgaaaaaacacatgactgtgctctGAATCTGTTGGTTGAAAGGTCATCCTTTCATCACTATTTTGACAGCTAGGGCCTCCGCTACAGCATATGTACTACGCCCACCTTTGTGAAAATAGTCGGTTTGGATATTAAAGAGCACGCTAACTTAAGTGAAATTCATCACAGGTTGTGGTAGCAGTTTTGCCAGTTTTGCTGTTCATGTTAAACCCCACATGTCAATTTTAGCTATATTTTATCTCCTTTCAAAAGCTGACAGTCATGATAAGGGTATTATCTTGTGTTATACTACcccccacagacacactcatgTCATGGTCCATAAACAAGCATCTCTGTAGACATGTAATCAAACTGTAATGTagtcagtaataataataaacatttgtGTAGATAAAAAAAGATTAGAAAATCCATCCACGTATCCTCAATGCCTTGTGTCTGGATTTAGGCAGGAGATGCTGCGTGTTTCTATGACATCAGACTGGGCCGCAGACGAGTGGAGCACCACGATCACGCCGTCGTGAGTGGAAGACTAGCAGGAGAGAACATGACGGGAGCCAACAAACCCTACTGGCATCAGTCTATGTTCTGGTGGGTACTGCAGTGCTTCCTGTTTCCCTGCTAGTGGTGTTATTTCAGGGGTCATGAATGCAAACCGTTTTGCAAATTAGCGCTGTGGCTGCAAGCAGTGAAACCAGcatgaagaagaaatgaaggGAAAGATCTGAGAAAGTGAGATCCAGTCTGGACTGTTGATTGCACGGGTCCACGTTCATTGAATACATTTAGAAAAGCGGGCACTGGGGCAGAAAGTACAATTCTGCAAATGACTCAGATTTAATCCTTTTAGAAGTTAGATGAACATGCATGATTGCTTTGAAGTCTCGAATACCATTAAgttgtgaaatatttaaaatgccTTTAGAGGACATTAGGATAGGAGTTTCCAGCAGAAGGCTGCGAGACATTTTTAAGCCCATCACAAATGTACTAACTCTGTTAAAAACATTACTCATATGATCACAAGGGGACTctacattaatgcagcagtgtgtcctGCAGTACACAGACGAAAgctgtgactgtgtgctttTAGCAGCCGGGGAGAAAAGACACACTGGAACAACATGAATTCACTGCAATATCACAGGGCCATTAGTCAGACTATCATGGTTTATGTACCAGCACATGTAGTCAGATGATGTGTTGATATTCCTTTGaatgtctgtgtaatgtgtctgcAGAATCAGACTGTTGGTCTTCAGGCAGCAAACATAAACTGACATTTAAAGGTCGTCAAAtctgtttcattgtttgttAAGTACGGCGTTTAAAACATACATGAACTTGTAAGTCTCTGTCATGCATAAAGCCTCTTTAGGAACAAGGTTTAGCAGGAACGATGCACAGTAACGCTGAAAAGTCGCCTAGAGATGAACCATAGGTGTGGGTGCTTCTGCATGATGCTGCATTAAGTGTACAGGCTCTCTGGGCCGAGTGACCACAGCAGGTCATTTGTCAAGATCAGCTGGCTGTGACATTACTTCAGGTCATCAGCCAGCTTGAAACTCATCAGGTGGCGGTGGGAGGGGGTTGTCACTGAGGTTGACAGCTAAATTTTTAACAAGTGCCCTCTCagccctgtttgttttctgtgtacgtgtgtgtctaGACTGGACTAGGAGCTGTGTGAGGTTCACAAACATGTACGCAGTGTTTTGACAGTTCAGCTTTCAGATCTAGAAGCTGCTGTACTTCACTTTGGAGGGGGAACTCAACAGAAAtctgcagattttgtttttgcttaTGAAATATAGTCGGCACAAACTGACAGTATATATAGCTGCAGTGTCAGTATACATTGGCTTAACTCCAAAAACAATGTTATGAGGGTGTAGCTCTGACAGGAATCAGTAGAGAGagaatgatgtttttgtttgttttttggagagCTTTGAATCATATTACTCGCTCAGCATGTCTCTGTGGTTTCTGACAGGAGTGATCTGGGACCAGATGTAGGCTACGAGGCGATTGGGATTGTTGACAGCAGCCTACCAACAGTAGGAGTGTTTGCCAAAGCCACTGCCAAGGACACGCCTAAAGCTGCTACAGAGAAGTCAGGTAGGAGCATTCAGTAAATACAACCCAGAGTCCAATAAGGAAGGACGCTGCGTGAGACGTAAACGAAGACAGAAGGCGATCGTtcgcaaacaaactgtgttcactgacatcagtttcacagagtgttcctgagcccatgtgttCACAatgtggtgaacctcgctccaccctTTCTTGTGAGCGAcagagcctttccaggatgctcctttcatagccaatcatgatactatcacctgttaccaatcagcctgtttacctgtggaatgttccaaacaggtgtttttggagcattccactactttcccagtcttaagttgctcctgtcccaacttgtttgaaacgtgttgctcACATTAAATTCAGAGTAACTTGTTTGGGATGGGGGCTGTAGTTGAAGCTGTGAATTAGAGGAGCAAAGGGTCACATTTTGTCTCACTTGTTAAATGTGTCGCAGGAACTGGGATACGCtcagaaagtgaaacagagGATACAGCCAGTAGTCCAGTGGCCTCTTCATCGCCTTCTCCTGCtgtgggggggcagagagatGACTATGGAAAAGGAGTCATCTTCTACCTGAGAGACAAAGTGGTGGTGGGCATCATCCTGTGGAACGTGTTCAACAGGATGCCCATCGCAAGGAAGGTATGTCTCTTGGTATGAAGAATGCCTGTGTCATAGCTGGGACGAAACTATAGATTTAATTATTTTGAATTGTTTCCATCTGTTATTGTAGATTATCAAGGACGGAGAGGAGCACGCAGATCTGAATGAAGTGGCCAAGCTGTTCAACATCCACGAGGATTAAGATGGAGGAGGCTGATGTTCGCGTGTGGGAGGGGAGTGACGCTTCATGTTGAAACTGAACTTTGACATGGCCGCACTCTTGCCGACACAGCTGATCATACACGCAAACCGGGGAGAATTCATGTAAATTATGTCACGTCGctgaaatattttcatatttggaATTTCTATCTGCACCCgttttgttgtcattgtctCATCTTTCACCCAAGTCGATGCTCATGTTTTTCAAAGTCCTGGTCAAGATGTGATCGTCCCCGTCCGCTTTTCCCCACCAGGCTGAAAACGTTGAGCGTGGATTATTGTTTTCCACTGTGTGATCAGAGCAGCTTGTCGTGAGAGAAGCTGCAATAAAAGCTATTTTTAAATTGGAGTGATCCCATTATTCTCAGTTTTGCTCCTAGATAATGGCGCTGATGACAGATGAGTTGACCTGCATTCTGAGCTGTGAGGGTTGTTAAAGTCTGTGTGGCTGAGCTCTTCTGTCCTGAGGCATTTTAGTCAATGTGTGCTGTGGTAAATTCACTGGGGTCCTACATGTGAACTGTAGCGATCGGACCTTTTAAATGAAGTGAAGGCACTTAAATGTGTGAAGCTGCACCTAACCAGTACCTTTTACAGTGTGCAGAAGTAcaatctaattaattagagcCAATGTGCCCTCTGACAAAAACGGCAAAATGAAGCTTGGCCTACATATCTCATCTGGAAGTACAGATGTTCAAGCATGCAGAAGCGTTGCTTCTTTTTCCTACTGTGGACTTCTTGTTATTAGGAATGCACTCGTGTGTTGTATTCTCACACATTTCTTATCCTATTTGAcactgtgggctgcagagcGAAGTGCAGAGCGGCCTCTCAAGTGTGAGGCCCACACGTGCAGCCATAATGTCCCATCGCTTTCTTTGACATTAATTTTACATGAGTAAATGGCTGAACTGCCTCCCCCTCTGTATGGAGGAATAAACACACGCTTTCACATTTATATGTGGATTTGTCTGGCaatttaaagatgaaataatTAGACCAGAAACGTTGGACAGCTCTGCTAAAGATAGGCTAAATAACCTCTGGATGTGTGCTGACACTGAAAAGGACGTGTTACAGTTAATTTAATTAGAGCTCGATGCCTTCGTCCTGTTTCCCTTTCGCTGTGATTACAAAGCACGTTCATCATTTATACAGCTGATTTAAATGATCAGATCTCTCTCATCGACACATTCACGCTATATGAAGTTACACACTgatcattttgccttttttgccACACACAATTTATCACCACAATATGTAAAAGTAGACTATGTCGAGGATATCTGTGCTCTCATTTCACAGACGGTGATCTTCATTTATGGTGTTGAAATCCAATATTCAGTTTAATAATCACTTGGAGTGCTGTGTAGTTAATCAACAAATGCTTGATCAATGGTCAAATATGGCATCTTATTAAAAACATGcctttactttttttatttatcataaATTCCACCTCTTATTTTTGTCTAAAATTGTAAACATAATGTCGGAATCCCAAATATGTCTGCTCCTCTGATGCTGTCATGAAGCGCGCTCCGCTTTGAAAATGCTTCTGTCTCTTTAAATATTCTTGCAGTAATTCCTTGAACATGCATATGGCTATAAAAAAGAGATAAAGCTTGAAGTCATCCTCACAAACAcgggcaggaaaaaaaaaaaagcattctgAATtatacagcagcagcttcctgtatTTTACACctgcagagaggggagggacGTTCAGCTGAGTCCAGAAGACAGAGCCCGGCTGGAAGAGCAACAACAAGTTCCCTGcatgtctgcttttctttgctctctcagttctcctctgctgctcttacATCTACTGCTTCTGCTCAGCTCAGAATGCTGTTGCACATCTTTTGTGTGGTGTGGGCTTCACCTGTAATTTTTCTGCAAGGCAGGTAAGAGACAGTTTGAATTTGTAGTGTATTTGAACTTATTTATAGGGGAAATCTGTAAATTGCTGTTTGGTCAGCCACCGTAATGTGAATGCATGCTTGTTTgactgtatttactgtgttttcagCCATCTGTCATTGGCTGCATAAGCGCTGACATTAGACATTAGatgatgtttgtgctgctttgacTGAGAGGCATGTCAGCATTACTGCTCCTTTAAAGTGAGACGAATGATGCATGAAATATTTTCTAAtctataatttaaaaaaataatgttaaaagTAAGACGCAGGATTATTctgaacagacaaaaacaatgtttaacATATTTAGTCTGAATACTGTAAACAGTACAGAATGCATGATGCTGATCAGTAAAAcagctaaaatgataaaataattaGTATGAATAAGAGCAAACTTTTCCTGAGGGAAAACTGGAGGTATTAAAtattaagaacaaaaaagacatatatacatatacatatcaGTGCATCCAGAGTTGGTTGTCCCGTCACCTGGCAGGTCTGTGCTCTGCAAGGAGATGAAATACCCCAGCCGGGCGACCAAGCCCCCCTCTCCGTCTGACTTTCTGGACAAACTGATGGGACGCACATCTGGCTACGACGCTCGCATCAGACCAAACTTCAAAGGTAACACACTGTGGCGTGCAGTGGGAGGGCCTCCTCTGTTGGGACAGGTGTGAGAAGGCGCGCTGCTCATTTTGCATAACAATCCGGGCAGTGAAGTAGCACAAATCATTCACAGATGGGTGAGAAGTGAGAGACGCTGCAGGCTGTGATGTCTTCACGCAGGAgtcttcttttccctttctttttttgtcatgtgtCGTTACTGTTTTTATGCTGACCCACAGCCTTAGGTCATGATATTTTTACACAGACTtctctttcacatttttttccttgtcaGAACAGTGCAGTTAACCCTCATATGTTGCCCCACAGGCCTTTTCCAAGCCAGCCTTGATCCCCCCTTTGTGAGTGAAGCAAGCAGATTCTCTCTGACATACTTCCCCCTCAGTCTCTGGGGTCACATTTCATATATATTTCATACTTGCTCCACATCCTTGTcagtgcatgctgggtaaaTCCCGGCTGATTATCTATATATACACTAATGTAACTAAAGGAGAATCAATAAATTATTGCCTCTTAGGGAATGAGTCGctgaaatatttaaagtttCAGTGGTTGACAGATGGACTACACTAATGGGAGCGCACTGGAAATGACAACACGATTTCATGCTGGTTATCTCGCATAAGTCTATTTATCAGGACACAGCGTGGCACATTATGAGGAGAACAAGCAGATGTTATTTTCAATGCGCTGCTCTTTGCCGCCTTCAATACTTCATGCGCCCTCTTCTGAAAACATCATCAGTGGTATTTGAGAGACCAGTGTGACTGTGGTGTGTGATGACGCTCTGCTTCCATCAGGTCCTCCCGTCAATGTCACCTGTAACATCTTCATCAACAGCTTCGGCTCCATCACTGAAACAACTATGGTGAGAGTTTTCTTTGTATCCCTCAGTGCTCACCCTTTGTTTGGATGATAGGAAAGCTGCAGTCTGATGGGAGGTACAGCAGATAAGCATGAGAACAACTGATTTTATCATCTGATTGTTGGACTGTAAATGCAGTGAAATCTCACCTTCTTTGACTATTCGTCTTCACTTGAAACAAAGATTTCAGCAGCAAATGTAACTACAAGTGGCAATTCTGGTCGTCGGGCCAATCTCCATTATAATCACCTCAAAGATCTTAAATTTAGCAGCAGAGTCCCACAGTATGGACCTCCAAGAAGTCGAGGTTTTACACTTTATTTCAGCAACAATTTCACTGTATCTGTCTTGGCATCTGTATCACTGCACCTGGTCTTCCATTATCAGGTTTTACATCAAGTAGACTTGTTGATCACTCACATAACTGCTGCCTGCACCATCAGTAAGCTTCTGACTTACTGCATGGGACGGTAGTCGAGGAAGAGTTTGGACTTTCCAATGCAATGCTTTGCACAACAATTGTGCCACTTTGATAAGAAAGACCATAAAAGTGATGCCTACAAAACTACTCAGGTGTCTGCAGGCCTCACTGTCATAATCGATTTGTTGTCAGTTTATTATTGTTTCAacagcagtggaagaagaagaagaaagaaagacataaaaGTCATTAACGcaaaatgtcccatttcagaatatattacattattggatTTCAATCGTGTGAGCATTACTTcagtgttgcagctggtaaagacGGGGCTAATTATAATTAGTTTTTTATTGTTCATTCAGAAATTCTTGTGTCTGTGACAACTGTCAGACAAATACTGTGCAGCCACAACAGAAGAGACACAACTATCAAAGACAGACATACGACAGCGAAGGGTTTGACAACAGCATCACCAGTCATCTTTTTTCTGACACGGACACCTGTCGCCACCGTGCAGCACCAGCTTATGCCTTCTAAGTACTTTACACACTGCTGGGAAATTGAATTTCTAATAataaatcatcatttatttaacacGCTTTAAACAGCCTCAGCTGCTTGAAGTCGCTTTCAGTGGAGGGATTTCAGTCtagcagagctgctgaattcTCATGTATCAGATGCATCACACTCTCTGGTGTTTATCCATGTTAAGTGTTGCTggctcttctc
Above is a window of Chaetodon auriga isolate fChaAug3 chromosome 15, fChaAug3.hap1, whole genome shotgun sequence DNA encoding:
- the aifm1 gene encoding apoptosis-inducing factor 1, mitochondrial isoform X5, encoding MLKCRTVWKKLAPLARASSTVCRQNVRRAGLTNGRIPAQAPAARMSTGPTGQGGENSVYFLLVGAAVLGGGVYAYQTVKGDKKRYQERIDEISSRQQKPTTEEAPATAIQSEPPAVEATETEVPQTKPQAAPSPEEPSPPAPEAEVVAPSETAEPPAGVGSTPASLKVPSHIPYLLIGGGTASFAAARSIRARDPGARVLIVTDEPDLPYMRPPLSKELWFSDDPSVTETLRFKQWNGKERSIYFQPASFYITPDELDTAENGGVGVLTGKRVVYMDVRGNKVKLDDDSEISYDKCLIATGGIPRNLQVIERAGEEVMKKTTLFRKIEDFRSLDKVSRNIKSITIIGGGFLGSELACALGRRSNESGLEVIQMYPEKGNMGKVLPEYLSNWTTEKVKKEGVKIISEALVKSVTCKDDQLEIQLKDGRLVKTDHIVAAVGLEPNVDLAKSAGLEVDSDFGGYRVNAELQARSNIWVAGDAACFYDIRLGRRRVEHHDHAVVSGRLAGENMTGANKPYWHQSMFWSDLGPDVGYEAIGIVDSSLPTVGVFAKATAKDTPKAATEKSGTGIRSESETEDTASSPVASSSPSPAVGGQRDDYGKGVIFYLRDKVVVGIILWNVFNRMPIARKIIKDGEEHADLNEVAKLFNIHED
- the aifm1 gene encoding apoptosis-inducing factor 1, mitochondrial isoform X2, giving the protein MLKCRTVWKKLAPLARASSTVCRQNVRRAGLTNGRIPAQAPAARMSTGPTGQGGENSVYFLLVGAAVLGGGVYAYQTVKGDKKRYQERIDEISSRQQKPTTEEAPATAIQSEPPAVEATETEVPQTKPQAAPSPEEPSPPAPEAEVVAPSETAEPPAADEPVVEAPPEEAAEPPAAPVVEEEEEPSPPAEPCPAELTEPPPAPVVESEPTAAAESPAAEPPEPQPEGVAESGVGSTPASLKVPSHIPYLLIGGGTASFAAARSIRARDPGARVLIVTDEPDLPYMRPPLSKELWFSDDPSVTETLRFKQWNGKERSIYFQPASFYITPDELDTAENGGVGVLTGKRVVYMDVRGNKVKLDDDSEISYDKCLIATGGIPRNLQVIERAGEEVMKKTTLFRKIEDFRSLDKVSRNIKSITIIGGGFLGSELACALGRRSNESGLEVIQMYPEKGNMGKVLPEYLSNWTTEKVKKEGVKIISEALVKSVTCKDDQLEIQLKDGRLVKTDHIVAAVGLEPNVDLAKSAGLEVDSDFGGYRVNAELQARSNIWVAGDAACFYDIRLGRRRVEHHDHAVVSGRLAGENMTGANKPYWHQSMFWSDLGPDVGYEAIGIVDSSLPTVGVFAKATAKDTPKAATEKSGTGIRSESETEDTASSPVASSSPSPAVGGQRDDYGKGVIFYLRDKVVVGIILWNVFNRMPIARKIIKDGEEHADLNEVAKLFNIHED